The genome window TGCAACGGGGTCGGCGGCAGCGCGCGGGTGGCGCCGCGGGCGTAGTACCGCTCGACGTAGAACTGGACGACGGACACGAGGCTCGTCAGGATCAGGTACCAGACGGTGACGACCAGCAGCAGCGGCACGATGTCGCCGGGGTAGGTGCTGCCCATGGTCTGCGCGGAGCCGAACAGGTCGAGCAGCGACACGTAGAACACCAGTGACGTGCTTTTGACCAGGCCGATCAGCTGGTTGACGTAGTTCGGGGTGATGGACCTGAGGGCCTGCGGAAAGACGATCCGCCTGAACTGGTGGCCCTTCGGCAGGCCGAGTGCGGCGGCCGCCTCGTGCTGGCCCTGGTCGACCGAGAGGATGCCGCCGCGGACCACCTCCGCCGCGTACGCCGCCTCGTTCAGGCTCAGTCCTACGACGGCGACGACCATGTCGGTGGCGAGCTTGGACTCGTCGAAGCTGAAGAACGCGGGGCCGAAGGGCACGCCGACGCTCAACGTCTTGTACAGGGCGCTGAAGTTGAAGAGGAAGATCAGCACCACGATCAGCGGTATGGAGCGCAGCGCCCACACGTACGTCCAGCTGACCGCGCGCAGGACCGGGCTCTTGGAGAGCCGGGCCAGCGCGAGCACAATACCGCCGAGCAGGCCCGACACGGCGCTGAGGGCGGTGACTTCGAGCGTGATGACCAGCCCGTCGAGGATGGTGGGGCGCAGGAACCAGTAGGCGAAGCGGTCCCACTGGTAGAACGGGTTGGACACCAGGCCGTGGACGAACTGGGCCACGAGGACCAGCACGACCGCCGTGGCGATCCAGCGGCCCGGCCGGCGCAGGGGCAGCACCCGCTGGGCCGCGAGGGGCTTGGCCGCGGTCTCTTCGTCGGGTGGCGCCGGGGCGAGGGACACGGCGGCTCCCGGGGTTCACTCATGACAGGCTCCAGCGGAGTCGGAAGCCCCGGGCGGCGCGCCGCGGCACCGCCTGGCGACGCGGGGCCGCGGCGTGACGAGGCTGGTGAAGCGCAGTGCACCGGGGACGGGACGGAACGAGGGCGCACCGCGGCGGCGGTGCGCGTCAGGGATTCAGAACGCCGTCAGCCGTGACAGCGGGCAGAGCCCGGGGTGGTACACAGTGCGCTGTTGACGCGGAGCAGGTCGACGGAACGGTTGGCGCACAGCAGGACGAGGCCGCGGAGCCGCACTGCGGCTGTCCTCGAGGCTGCGTACATCACCGTCTCCGTCGTTCTTCCGGCCCGGGGGGGCCACGCGCTTACCGAAACGTCATCCGGTCGGGTCGTCACCTGGGGCACCCCACCGCGGTGCGAGGGTTGCCGGTCAGCCAGCCAGGGCTTGTCGCTGACGCTCATGACCTTTCTGGCGTCAAGTCAATACAGGCGCCGTAAGCGATGTCAACGTGCGTCCGGCAGGTGATACGTGCTCAGCGGCGCCGTTCTCCCGCTCAACCGGTGTGGGTCGCCGCGCCGTTGGGGACGTGCGAGGCCCAGTCCAGGATCTGCACGGCGGCGCCCGCGGCCTCCAGCCCCCGGCAGTGCGCGTGGTGCCGTCGGGCGATGCCGGCGTGGTCGAGGTGCGGACCGAAGGCGGGGTGGGCGGCCAGCCGGCGGGCGTACGCCCACAGGTGCGGGTGGTCGGCGATGCGGTGCACCGCGGTGGCGTCCAGGTGCCAGCGGTGCACGGTGTCGAGCTGCACCAGGCTGACCCACAACTCCACGTCCGCTGCGGTGAGGTGGTCGCCGAGCAGGTACTCCTGACGGGCGAGCCGTCCTTCCAGTGACCGCAGGGTGCACAGCAGCGAGGTGAGCGCGGCGTCCCGTTCCTCCGTGTCGGCGTCGACGCGTCCGGCGCGCTGGGCGGCCGCGTCGATGCCCTGCTCGCACAGCCGCTGGACACCCTCGATCTCGGCGTCCGCCCCGTACGGATACAGCGCGGGGTGGTCCGTGCCGAAGTGCCGCGCCAGATCGCGCATGATGTCCGGAGCATGGGTGCTGACGATCCGGCCCGACCAGTCGTCGCTGAGCACCGGCGTCAGGGCGGCTCCGGGATAGCGGTGGGCACTGGCCTCGTACAGCGGACGCAGCGCGGAGTACTCGCCGCCGGGTCCGTCGGGCACCGCGGGCAGCAGCGTGACGGGACAGACGTCCTCGAGGCCGAGCAGGCTGTGCGTGATGGCTATCCGCAGACAGTGCGGACACGCCGGCGACAGGTGGAGACGGTAGCGGCGCGGCACGGCGTAGTGGCCGCTGCGGGCGTCACAGCCGATCCGGCCGCGGAAGGCGGGGACCGGCTGTGCGGACGGGAGTGCGGTCAGGGCATGGGCGGACATGTCTCTCCCGAGGTTCTGGGACGCGAGGGTGCGGGGGCGGTGGCCCGCGGGCAGGCGGCGCTCCCCGGCGCGAACGGCGCGGGGTGGCGGGGACGCGGGGTGGCGGGGCGCGGCGCGGCTCCGCCTGTTTCAGCGCCGGCGGCTGCTCGCGCTGCAGACGCGCAGCAGATCGATGTGAAGGCGGGAGGTCAGCAGGAGGGACTGCCGGCGCGTGCGATGAACACGGCTGATGACCGGCCTCGGGCGCCCCATGGTTTCCCTACCCGTCCACTAGGAAATCTCCCATGAAGTGTCGATCCGGCTCCGGCCCGCGTCAAGAGGGTGGTCCGCAGAGTGAGAGGGACGCGTCTCACGCGTGGTGGCTCCCTCGACCGGAGGCAATCGGGTGGTCCGACCAGCTGATATACGGGCCCGCCCGGCAGGGCGTGCCGAGGACCGCCGCGTGGGCGGGTCAGGCTTCGGGGGACCACCCGGAACCGTTCGGACAAGGAGCCCATGGATGAGCCCTGAAAGCAGGACGCCCTTCTCTCTCGGACCGCTGGCGCGCGAGAGGTACCGGAAGGCCGGCAAGCTCGCCTCGCTTGCGCTCGTGATGGCGGTCGGACTGGCCACTCCCGCCGCAGCCGTCGGACGCGGCGAGACCGTACGCCCGACCGACAGCTGCGATCACCACACGACCGACGCCGGCGGCGACCACGACAAGGACAAGTGCCCCAAGCCGAAGCCGCCGACGCCGCCCGCGGGCTGCTTCGACATCGACTCGGTCGTCCACGGGGAGACCAAGTACATCTCGGCGGTGTGCAACGGGCAGGTGTACGTCCTGACAGTCGCCGAGACGGGTCCGGACGCGGGCCACGCTGTCAGCGGCTGGCTGCCGGTGGGAGGGCCGAGCAACGTCATCGACGCCACGCTGGCAGAGAGAGATGCCGTCGTGTACGTCTCCGTGTTGACTGCGGACGGACGGGTGCAGGAGGGCACTTGCACCACGTCGGGCGGGAACCCGGGCCCGGGCCGACCGATCAACGTACCGTGCAGCTTCGTGACGGATTTCCCCACGCCTCCGGCATCTTGATCAGCCGGTCCATGTAGCGACCGCAGCCGCCCCTCCCCCACCGAGAGGGGCGGCTCCGCGTTTCCGAACCTCTACGGCAACGCCTGCACCAGAAGATCCAAAACAATGGCAAAGGGACCTGTGGAAGCAGCAGTTCCCCATGTCATCGTGCCTGCCATGAGCACAGAGCACGTCCTGGACGACCGGCCGCACGCCCACACCCGCATACGCCGGGCGGCGAACAAGGTGCCGGAAGTCAGCGTCTACTTCTGGATCATCAAGGTACTGACCACCGGAATGGGCGAGACCGCCTCCGACTACCTGGCCCGTCTGCTCGGCCCGATCCCCGCGGTCGGCCTCGGCGCCCTCGTCCTGGTCGGGTCCCTGGTCCTGCAGTTCGCGGTGCGCCGGTACGTGGCCTGGGTCTACTGGACCGCCATCGTCATGGTCAGCGTGTTCGGCACGATGGCCGCCGACGTCCTGCACGTGGGTCTCGGCGTGCCCTACGCGCTCTCGACGCCGCTGTTCCTGGTGGCGCTGGCCGCCGTCTTCGCCCTGTGGTACGCGAGCGAGCGGACCCTGTCCATCCACAGCATCTCCACCCGCCGCCGAGAGGCGTTCTACTGGGCGGCCGTGCTCGCCACGTTCGCGCTCGGTACGGCCGCGGGCGACCTGAGCGCCACGATCGGCTTCGGCTACCTGGGGTCCGTCGCTCTGTACGCCGTCGCCATCTCGGTGCCGGCGGTCGCCCACCGCGGGGGCCTGCTCGGCCCGGTGGTCGCGTTCTGGTCCGCGTACGTCATCACCCGCCCGCTCGGTGCGTCGATCGCCGACTGGATGGCCCTGCCCCACAAGCGCGGCGGGCTGGACTGGGGCCTGGGCCCGGTCACCCTGTCGTGGACGGTCGCGATCCTCGGCTTCGTCGCCTACCTGACGGTCTCGCGACGCGACGTCGGGAGCGACTCGGCCGCAGTGTGACATGGCACCGCCCCGCCTGCCGCTGATGCTGACAGGCGGGGCGACGTCGTGTCGGTGGCAGGCTCAGCCGTCCGCCCCCGCGGGGGTCGTGGTGGTCTTGAAGCCCTCGGTCTTGTTGGCCTGGATGGCGAAGTCGTTGGTGAACGTCTTGCTGAGGTCCACCGAACCCTTCACGTTGCCGACCAACTTCTCCGTCGCCAATGAGGTCTTCGGACCGCCGGCCGGCATGATGCCGTCCGGGAGGAACTGGCCCTTGTCCTCGTTCAGGGCTGCGATGTAGTCGGCCTTGGTCACCAACTGGTTCGACACGAACGACGCCGGGAGCTTGTTCGCGATGTCGGCCGCGCTGTGCGCGTTGATCCAGTGCATGGTGGCCACGAGCGCGTCGACGACCTTCTGCACGGTGGCCTTGTTCTGGTTCACCCAGTCGGTGCGGGCGAGCACACTGGCCGCGGGGAAGGCACCGCCCATCGCCGCCGTGGCGCCCTGCGTGGTGGCCAGGTCGATCGCGGAGGCACCGACGCCCTTCTTCTCGATCGCGGCGACCGTCGGCTGTGTCGTCATCACACAGTCCACCTTGCCGTTCTGCAGCGCGGCGATGGCGGTGGAGCCGGCGCCGACCCCGATCCGGTGGAAGTCGCTGGTCTTGACGCCCTTCTTGGCGGCCAGGAACTGGGTGAGGGTGTCGGTGCCCGAACCCAGGTCGGTGACGCCGAGGGTCTTGCCCTTGAAGTCGGCGGCCGAGGTGACGCCCGACTTCTTGGTGCACATCTCACGCTCGCCCGGCGCGCCGGAGAGCTGGACCACGTCCTCGACCGCCTTGCCCTTGGCCTGGAACTCGATCGTGTGGTTGTACCAGGCGCCCGCCATGTCCACCTGGCCCGAGGCCATGGCGTCCTCGGCACCGACACCGCCGTCCTGCTCGGTGCTCAGCTCCACATTTACGCCGTACTTCTTGTAGAAACCGAGGTTCTGGGCGAGTTGGTAGGGCAGGTAGATCTGCTTGTCTATGCCGCCGACCATGAGCTTCACCGTGGGCACGCCGCCGGAGCTGCCGACGCTCTGGGAGCCGCTGTGGGAGCCGCTGGAACAGGCGGTGGCCGTGCCGAGGGCGAGGACGGTGAGGAGGGAGGCGGTGACGGCGGCGGATCGTCTTGACATGGCTGGCCACATTCCTTTTCTGGGGTGGGGCAGGGGAAGAGCGGAGAGGGCGGGGAGGGACTGAGTCAGAGGGCGTTCGACGCCTCGGACGGGGCCGGGGGGCGCCAGGACAGCAGCCGGTGCTCGAGCTTGCTGATCAGCCACTCGGCGCCGAGCACGATGACCGAGATGACGAGCATCGTCGCGAACACACCATTGGGGTCGAAGTTGTTCTGCGCGGTCTTGATGACCAGGCCGAGGCCGCTCTGTGCGCCCAGCACCTCCCCGACCAGCGCGCCGACGATGGCGAATCCGAACGCGCTGTGCAGACTCGCGATGATCCAGGTGAGCGCGGACGGCACGATGACGTGGCGGATGATCTGCATCTGCGAGGCGCCGAGCACCCTGGCGTTGGCGAGGATGTTGCGGTCGACCTCGCGGACGCCCTGGAAGGCGTTGAAGAAGACGATGAAGAACACCAGCACCGCGGCGAGCAGGATCTTCGGGGTCACGCCGATGCCGAAGGCGACGATGAAGATCGAGCCGAGGACGATGCGCGGGATCGCGTTGACCATCTTGATGTAGGGGCCGAGCACGTCGGACAGGAAGCGGCTCTGCCCCAGCGCCACGCCGAAGACCACTCCGGTGACGGACCCGAGGGCGAAGCCGGCGAGCGCCTCCTGGATCGTGGTCCAGATGTTCGAGTAGAAGGACCCGAACTCCGTGCCGTTCTGGAAGAGGTCGACCAGCCGCTTGGCGATGCCTGACGGCTGCCCGAAGAAGAACGGGTCGACGATCCCCCACGTGGTGAACGCCTGCCAGCCGCCGATGACGACGACCGCGAGGCCGATGCGGCCCGCCCACACCAGCGCGACGCGGCGTCGGACGGCGCTTCTGGCGGCGGCAGCGGCCGATACCTGACCGCCGCTGACCGGAGCGGCGGGAGCGGTGGACGTCGTGGTCATGCCTTACCTCCTGCGGTGCGTGCGTAGGCGCGCTCCACCTCCTCGCGCAGCGTGTCCCAGATCTGGTGCTGCAGTTCGATGAAGCGGGGCTCGAAACGGATCTCCTGGACCGAGCCGCGCGGGCGCGGCAGGTCGATGTCGAAGACCGCTTTGACCGATCCGGGGCTCGACGTCATGACGACGACGCGGTCGGCGAGTGCCACGGCCTCGTCGAGGTCGTGGGTGATGAAGACGACGGACGGCCGGATCTGCTCCCACAGGGCCAGCAGCTCGGTCGACATGATCGCCTTGGTCTGCACGTCGAGGGCACCGAACGGCTCGTCCATGATCAGGATCTTGGGTTCGTTGATCAGGGCCGCGGCCATCGCCACTCGCTTGCGCATACCGCCGGAGAGCTGGTGCGGGTAGCGGTCCTCGAAGCCCGAGAGGCCGACCCGGCGCAGCCAGTCACGAGCCTGCTCCTGTGCCCGCTGCTTGGGCACGCCACGGAAGACCGGGCCCATCAGCACATTGCCGAGCACGGTCTTCCAGGGCAGCAGGGCGTCGGCCTGGAACATGAAGCTGACGCCGTCGGTGATGCCTTCCACCTCGCGGCCGCCGACCTTGACCGATCCCTCGCTCGGCCGGTCCAGGCCGGACACCATGCTCAGCGTCGTCGATTTGCCGCAGCCGGTGGGGCCGACCACCGCGCAGAACTGGCCCGGCTCCACGGTGAACGACACGTCTTGCAGCGCCGTGAACACCTCACCGGCAGGGGTCAGGAATCGCTTGGTGAGCCCGGAGATCTCGATGCGCGCATCCTCACGCGCTGCTGCGCCTGCGGTCGCCGTACCGCTGATCGGGCTCTTCGCGACATCGTTTCGCGAAGCCATGGGGGGCCGTCTCCTTCCACGCCTCGAGGGGCGGGTTCCACACGTCGTCGGGTCGAGTTCCGCACCTCGTCGGGAGCGGGTGAAGGCAGACGCTAGAGGCCACCCGGTGTTACGTCGCTGTTTCACAGGTATCCCGCGATAGCCGCGTAACCCGGGGTTCTGCTCGTTCTGCTCAGTGAAACGGGGCTGGGCAGGATTTCGGCCATCAGGCACAATCGCGCCACGCGGGTCCTGCGCAGGGGCCGGACCCGGCACTACGTACGACAGGGGCAAAGAGGCGCCTGTGATGCCCATCCGTACCTGGATCACCCGCGGCGGCAGAGGGAAGCTCTCCGCCCGGATCCTCGCCAACCAGCTGTTCATCCTCGGCCTCACCGGCGTGATCGGCTTCGTGCTGTTCGCGTTCGCACAGCGGGGCGAACTCGACCGTTCCTACGAGCAGCGCGCGCTGGCCATCGCGCAGACCACGGCCGCCGAGCCGCAGATCCGTCAGGCCATGGCGGACGGCACCGACAGCGGCGTGGTGCAGACCACCGCCGAACGCATCCGGAAGGCCTCAGGGGCGTCGTACGTGGTCGTGCTCGACCTGCGTGGCATCCGTCACTCGCATCCCATGCCGCAGCTCATCGGCGAGCCGGTGAACGAGCCGATCGGGGTGCTGGACGGCCGTCCGCGCGTCGGCAGCGACCAGGGCGCCACCGGGCGGTCCGCCAACGCCAAGGCGCCTTTGTACGGGCCGTCCGGCAAGCTGGTCGGCGAGGTGTCGGCGGGGCTCCCGGAGCGGTACGTGCTGGGCGAGCTGTGGCGTGAGCTGCCGACCTTCGGCCTGTACGCGGCGATCGCCACCGCGCTCGGTTCGGCGGCCGCGTACCTGCTGGCGCGGCGGCTCAAGCGGACCACCTTCGGGCTGGAACTGGAGGAGATCGCCGGGCTCTTCCAGGACCGCGAGGCGATGCTGCACGGCATCCGGGAGGGTGTGGTCGCCTTCGACCCCGACGGCAGGGTCACCGTGGTGAACGACGAGGCCCGGCGGCTGCTCGGGCTCGGCACCGCGCTCGGCAGCAGGCTCGAGGAGGTGCTGCCCGACGGCCGGCTGCGGCGTGCGCTGGACGGCACCGTGAGCGGTACCGACGTCAGCGTCCTTACCGACGAGCACTGCCTCGTCGTCAACCGCATGCCGGTCACGCTGCGCGGCCGCGAACTCGGCGCGGTGGTCACCGTACGCGACCGCACCGAGCTGATCGGACTGCTGCGGGAGCTGGACTCCGTACGGGGGCTCACCGACGCGCTGCGGGCCCAGCAGCACGAGTTCACCAACCGGATGCACACGCTGGCGGGGCTGCTGGACATCGGCGACCACGACGCGGCCTACGAGTTCGCCGTCGGATCGGTCGGCGCCGGGCAGGCACTGACCGAGTCGGTGCGCCGACGGATCGGGAACTCGCTGATGGTCGGGCTGATCGTGGCCAAGACCACGGTCGCCGCCGAACGCGGCGTGCGGATCGTGCTCGACGACGACTCCGCGCTCGGCCAGGACCCGCCGCATCTGCGCCGGCTGCTGACGATCGTCGGCAACCTGCTGGACAACGCGGTCGACGCCGCGGCGGACGGACCGCCCCCGGCGGGCGGCCGCCAGGTGCGCCTCACCCTCACCGAGGGCCCCGACCATGTGACCGTGCGGGTGGCGGACACCGGGCCGGGGTCCCGTCGGGCGCCGCCGAGGCGATCTTCGAGGACGGCTGGTCGACCCGGCCCGAGCGGGGCACCGCCCGGCGCGGCCTGGGGCTCGCCCTGGTGCACCGGCTGGTGCAGCGGCACGGTGGCACGGTCGCGGTCAGCGAGGGCCCGGGCGCGGTCTTCACCGTCGTCCTGCCGCTGCCGGACACGGCCCCCGCGCCGCAGGGCGCACTGTTCACAACGGCGTTGCCGGTGGGAGGCGACCGCTGATGATCCGAACCCTGGTCGTGGACGACGACTTCCGGGTGAGCCACATCCACAGCGAGTACGTGAGCCGGGTCCAGGGCTTCCAGGTGGTCGGCGAGGCGGCGACCGTGGCCGACGCCCTGGAGGCGGTGCGCACCCTGCACCCGGACCTGCTGCTGCTCGACATCTTCCTGCCGGACGGCAGCGGGCTCGATGTGCTGCGCCGGCTCACCGGCGACGAGGGCGGCTCCCGGCCGGACGCGTTCATGATCACAGCGGACCGGGACATCGAGTCGGTCCGCACCGCCATGAAGCTGGGCGCCGTGGGATACCTCGTCAAGCCCTTCGGCTCCCCGGACCTCTGCGGGCGGCTGACCGCCTACCGCGAACTCCAGCACCGGGTGCACGCACTGGGACCGGCCGCCGAGACCGAGCAGGCCGATGTGGACGCCCTGTTCAGCGCGACCCGGCCGCCGGCCGTCCCGCGGGTGCCGGCCAAGGGGCACTCCGCGCCCACCCTGACCCTCGTCCACCAGGCGCTGCTCTCCGCCGGCGGTCCCGTGTCGGCGGCCGAGGCGGCCGAACTCACCGGGGTCTCCCGGGCGACGGCCCAGCGATACCTGTCCTACCTCGTCAAGGAGGGCATGGTCCGCCTGGAGCTCCGGTACGGGGCGACGGGGCGTCCGGAGCACCGGTACCGCATCGTCACCTGACCGCCCCGCTCACAAGCCGTCGCTTTCCGGTCCCGTCCGCCACATTTTCCTTCCCGTTCTGTTCCCCGACCGCCGCCTTCCCGTCGCCGACCTGATTTCGCCGGTGCGGAAAAGCGGACCGAGCGGGCGGCCGACCACACACCGTGGGTGTGACTTGCGTCTGACCTGGTGAGACACGCGGCCGATGCCGGGGTGTTGACCGTACGATCGGGCAATGCCTGACACGACCGAAACCACGCCCGGCTGGCTGACTCCCGACGAGCTCGAGCTGGCGCGAGCCCGCATGCCGATCCTGTACGTGGAAGCCGTGCCCGTGCGCGTCGACGACAGCGGTGAAGTCACCAGCATCGGACTGTTGCTGCGGATAGGGCCCGACGGGACCGTCAGCCGCACCCTCGTCTCGGGCCGGGTGCTGCACCACGAACGGGTCCGTGACGCCCTCCTGCGCCATCTGGAGAAGGACCTCGGACCGGTGGCACTGCCCCGCGTTCCGCCCTCCCTGCAGCCCTTCACCGTCGCCGAGTACTTCCCGACACTGGGGATCACCCCGTTCCACGACCCCCGCCAGCACGCGGTGGCCCTCGCCTACATCGTCCCGGTGGCCGGCGACTGCCGTCCCCGCCAGGATGCGCTGGACCTGGAGTGGTTCAGCCCCCAGGAGGCCGCGTCGGCCGTGGTCCAGAACGAGATGCCGGGCGGGCAGGGCGTCCTGCTCAAGCAGGCCCTGGCCCACATCGGCTGCCTGCCCTGAGCGACTGCCGGACCTGAGCGACTGCCGGACCTGAGCGACGCGGCCGCCGGCCAGGTGCCCCGACGGTGCCGGGCCGGTGGTCGCGTCGGCGGTTACGCCTCTCGGAGCCCGAATCCCGGGCTGTCAGTGCACTGCGTCCAGCCGCGCCCTCTGCTCCGCCGTCAGTTCAAGTTCCACCGCGGCCAGGTTCTCCTCCAGCTGCGCCACCGACGAGGCCCCGGCCAGCGGGATCACCGGCAGGTCGCCGCCGATCTGCCAGGCCAGCACCACCTGGTTGACACTCGCCCCGGTCTCCCGCGCCACCTCCCGCAGCACCGCCAGCCGCGCCGGGGTGCCCGGGTGGTCGAAGTCGCGGGGCAACGGGACGTCCTGACGTGCGTAGGCGCCCTTGAGGAGCGGTGAGTACGCGACCAGGGTCAGGCCCGGCTCGGCGCGCAGATAGCTCAGCAGCTCCGCAGTGGTGCCGCCGAGGCTGCCGTCCGGGAAGATCTCCTCGGGGATGTCGGTGCGCGGGCGCAGATGGCTGTGCTGGTATTGCAGCACCTCATAGCCGGGCAGCCCGGCCGCCGCCGCGAGGGCGCGGGCGCGCTCCACCCGCCAGACGGCGTGGTTGCTCACGCCGAGCAGGCCGACCGTGCCCTCCGCGACCAGTTCGGCGAACCCCTCGACGGTCTCGCGCAGCGGCACCGTGTGGTCCTCGATGTGCGCGTACAGCAGGTCGAGCCGGTCCACACCGAGGCGTTCCCGGCTGCCTTCGGCCGCCTCCCGGATCGCCTTCGCCGACAGGCCCTCGGCGTTGTCGACATAGCTCGTGCCGGGGGCAAGCGGGCGTGCGCCGAGCTTCGTGGCGATCACGATCTCGTCGCCGACGCCGCGGCTGCGGCGCCAGCGGCCGAGCAGTTCCTCGCTCTGGCCGCCCTGTCCGTCGTCGGTCCAGAAGGCGTAGTTGTCGGACGTGTCGATGAAGTTGCCGCCCGCCTCGACATAGCGGTCGAGGACGGCGAAGGAGGTCTTCTCGTCCGTCCGCGAGCCGAACAACATCGCGCCGAGCGCGAGCACGCTCACCCGGCGGCGGGTCTTCGGATCGGCGCCGATCGTCCGGTACTTCATGGTGGTCCCTCCCGTCGCCGCCCGCCGGTGCGGGCTCGATCGGGAGTCTTCAGCTTCAAGTGCGCTTCAAGTCAAGGGCGGTGGCGCGCCGGGGAGCGATGTGAACGCGTGGTGCCTGTGCGGCAGCGTCCGTCGGGTGTCTGGTCGCCCGCTGGACCATGTGACATAGTACTGACCGTGAGTCAGCGACTGACCTGCGATGTCGTGGTCGTCGGCGCCGGAATGGTGGGCGCCGCCTGTGCGCTGTACGCCGCCCGCGGCGGTATGGACGTCGTCCTCGTGGATCGCGGCCCGGTGGCCGGCGGTACGACCGGCTCCGGAGAGGGCAATCTGCTCGTCTCCGACAAGGAACCTGGGCCGGAACTCGAACTCGCCCTGTATTCACTGCGCTTGTGGAGGCAACTGGCCGAGGAGCTGGGACCGGCGATCGAGTACGAACCCAAGGGCGGTGTCGTCGTCGCCTCGTCCGCCGAAGGGCTCACCGCCCTGGCGGACTTCGCGGCCGCGCAGCGGGCCGCCGGGGTCGAGGCGGAGGTCGTCGCCGCCGACGAGCTCCGCGACCTGGAACCGCACCTGGCCCCGGGCCTCGCGGGCGGCATGCTGTACCCGCAGGACTGCCAGGTGATGCCGACGCTCGCCGCCGCGCATCTCGTCCGCGCGTCCGGTGCGCGCCTGCTGACCGGGCGGACCGTGACCGAGGTGCTGCGCACGCCGCAGGGAGCCGTGCACGGGGTGCGCACGACCGGCGGTGACATCCTCGCCCCGGCCGTGGTGAACGCCGCCGGCACCTGGGGCGGGGAGTTCGCCGCGCTGGCGGGAGTGCACCTGCCGGTCCTCCCCCGGCGCGGGTTCGTGCTCGTCACCGAGCCGTTGCCCC of Streptomyces cynarae contains these proteins:
- a CDS encoding NAD(P)/FAD-dependent oxidoreductase, which gives rise to MSQRLTCDVVVVGAGMVGAACALYAARGGMDVVLVDRGPVAGGTTGSGEGNLLVSDKEPGPELELALYSLRLWRQLAEELGPAIEYEPKGGVVVASSAEGLTALADFAAAQRAAGVEAEVVAADELRDLEPHLAPGLAGGMLYPQDCQVMPTLAAAHLVRASGARLLTGRTVTEVLRTPQGAVHGVRTTGGDILAPAVVNAAGTWGGEFAALAGVHLPVLPRRGFVLVTEPLPRRVRHKVYAADYVADVASDSAALQTSPVVEGTAAGPVLIGASRERVGFDRSFSLPVLRALAAGAIRLFPFLEQVRAMRTYLGFRPYLPDHLPAIGPDPRVPGLLHACGHEGAGIGLATGTGQLVSRVLSGKAPELDLGPFRPERFEREAV